Proteins from a single region of Akkermansiaceae bacterium:
- a CDS encoding FkbM family methyltransferase, which translates to MSLRDLPTRIGLWPEFALLDGVKVPIRGSFLAPRMRRHLMRGGYERAERKLLAQLIGPGDRVIELGASLGIVSTLLAKKVGKAGAVLSAEPNSLLKPHFERQLSVNGEKVELLGLLGCPLWDGPVPEEVARQRFSAVANSLSGRAAGDGGDSVPWVTLKELAERGGMPEPTALVIDVEGGEQVWCDHAPNFPPSLRKIIVEVHPHLIGEVKAGTCIQALVREGFGIAAFSGTVFGLTR; encoded by the coding sequence ATGAGTTTGCGTGACCTTCCAACCCGCATCGGGCTGTGGCCCGAGTTCGCCCTGCTGGACGGGGTGAAGGTGCCCATCCGGGGATCTTTCCTCGCTCCCAGGATGCGCCGCCACCTCATGCGGGGTGGCTATGAACGGGCGGAGCGGAAGTTGCTCGCGCAGTTGATCGGGCCGGGCGACCGGGTGATCGAGCTGGGAGCTTCCCTGGGCATCGTTTCGACCCTTTTGGCGAAGAAAGTAGGGAAGGCCGGTGCGGTCTTGTCGGCCGAACCGAACAGCTTGCTGAAGCCCCATTTCGAACGCCAGCTCTCGGTGAACGGGGAGAAGGTGGAGCTGCTGGGTTTGCTGGGATGCCCCCTGTGGGATGGGCCGGTGCCGGAGGAGGTGGCGAGGCAACGGTTTTCCGCGGTGGCGAATTCCCTGTCCGGCCGGGCCGCAGGGGATGGGGGGGACTCCGTGCCATGGGTGACCTTGAAGGAACTGGCGGAACGCGGAGGCATGCCGGAGCCGACCGCCCTTGTCATCGACGTGGAGGGTGGGGAGCAGGTCTGGTGCGACCATGCGCCGAACTTCCCGCCGTCACTCCGAAAGATCATCGTCGAGGTCCACCCCCACCTGATCGGTGAGGTGAAGGCCGGAACCTGCATCCAGGCGCTGGTGCGCGAGGGCTTCGGGATCGCCGCGTTCAGCGGGACGGTGTTCGGCCTGACCCGCTGA
- a CDS encoding glycosyltransferase family 4 protein yields the protein MDIVFIQKFAGRGGSKNSLAESLAALSADGSVRLRVISSEKGQFTERCGRIGVPVTITPLPEWRKFFDRLRFKGAIRSIARNLSGPKPDWIISNEMWWAPQAAALSRELGCRSAVILRDGIATIRKSLQYRLQDHELILPVSSTIAEALTPHPEFSPKVHVLFNSVSVPAENPEDTRRLDQLLQPYPDVRRWLLVVGKLSPRKNQVDAVHVLRSLTDAGHAGLGLLLAGDIEPDYLPQMEKAISTHGLQDRVAMIGNFEGLSSLLERADTLLLPSFREGLPRSLVEAVTAGKPAFAFPCEGVEDIYGGHLPTFVSAESTAASLTAVIRHAWENPESTSAAFAKVREHVLRQFSPQEHARRLLSLLSGSGRTPSR from the coding sequence ATGGACATCGTCTTCATCCAGAAATTCGCGGGCAGGGGCGGCTCGAAGAACAGCCTCGCGGAAAGCCTCGCCGCATTGTCCGCGGACGGCTCCGTCCGCCTGCGGGTGATTTCCTCGGAAAAAGGCCAGTTCACCGAGCGCTGCGGCCGCATCGGCGTGCCGGTCACCATCACGCCACTGCCGGAGTGGCGGAAATTCTTCGACCGCCTGCGGTTCAAGGGCGCCATCCGCTCGATCGCCCGCAACCTGTCCGGCCCGAAGCCGGACTGGATCATCAGCAACGAAATGTGGTGGGCGCCCCAAGCGGCGGCCCTTTCCCGCGAGCTGGGCTGCCGTTCCGCCGTCATCCTGCGGGACGGCATCGCCACCATCCGGAAGTCCCTCCAGTACCGGTTGCAGGACCACGAGCTGATCCTCCCTGTTTCCTCCACCATCGCGGAAGCGCTCACTCCGCATCCGGAGTTCTCCCCCAAGGTGCATGTGCTCTTCAACTCCGTCAGCGTCCCGGCTGAAAACCCGGAGGACACCCGGCGGCTGGACCAGCTCCTCCAGCCCTACCCGGATGTCCGCCGCTGGCTGCTGGTCGTGGGAAAACTCAGCCCGCGGAAGAACCAAGTGGATGCAGTGCACGTCCTGCGTTCCCTCACCGATGCGGGCCATGCCGGTCTCGGCCTGCTGCTGGCCGGGGACATCGAGCCGGATTACCTGCCGCAGATGGAAAAGGCCATCTCCACCCACGGCCTCCAGGACCGGGTGGCGATGATCGGCAACTTCGAAGGCCTTTCCTCCCTGCTGGAGCGTGCGGATACCCTGCTGCTGCCCAGCTTCCGCGAAGGCCTGCCCCGCTCCCTCGTCGAGGCGGTCACGGCGGGCAAGCCCGCCTTCGCTTTCCCCTGCGAAGGGGTGGAGGACATTTACGGCGGGCATCTGCCCACCTTCGTCAGCGCGGAATCCACCGCCGCCTCCCTCACCGCCGTCATCCGTCACGCGTGGGAAAATCCGGAGTCCACTTCGGCGGCATTCGCCAAGGTGCGTGAGCACGTCCTCCGGCAGTTCTCACCGCAGGAGCACGCGCGGCGGCTCCTCTCCCTGCTCAGCGGGTCAGGCCGAACACCGTCCCGCTGA